One Labeo rohita strain BAU-BD-2019 chromosome 12, IGBB_LRoh.1.0, whole genome shotgun sequence genomic region harbors:
- the lrrc20 gene encoding leucine-rich repeat-containing protein 20 isoform X2 translates to MAQAVANVARRINATMEEQRDSLDLSDCGLVSFPDGVFKMIRSCTDNIQKISLANNQIKALSNKFFLTFTQLREVDLQGNVLTTLPEAVGNMQHLISIDISKNKLTVFPERLTDVSSLQHISVEGNQITELPMEKLSLMPALKSLDVRCNPLAPEAVSFPHHFTLLT, encoded by the exons ATGGCGCAGGCCGTGGCCAACGTCGCCCGGAGGATCAACGCCACCATGGAAGAGCAGAGAGACTCGCTGG ATCTGTCCGACTGCGGCCTCGTTAGTTTTCCTGACGGCGTCTTCAAAATGATCCGCAGCTGCACAGACAACATCCAGAAAATCTCTCTGGCCAACAACCAGATCAAAGCCTTGAGCAACAAGTTCTTCCTCACTTTTACTCAGTTAAGAG AGGTGGATCTGCAGGGTAACGTCCTCACAACTCTGCCGGAGGCGGTTGGCAACATGCAGCACTTGATCAGCATCGACATCTCCAAAAACAAGCTGACGGTTTTCCCCGAGCGCCTGACGGATGTGAGCAGCCTCCAGCACATCAGTGTGGAGGGGAACCAGATCACAG aacTTCCGATGGAGAAGCTGTCGCTCATGCCTGCTCTGAAGAGTCTGGATGTGCGGTGTAACCCGCTGGCGCCCGAGGCTGTGTCTTTCCCGCATCACTTCACGCTCCTGACATAA
- the lrrc20 gene encoding leucine-rich repeat-containing protein 20 isoform X1 gives METIKREPNVMAQAVANVARRINATMEEQRDSLDLSDCGLVSFPDGVFKMIRSCTDNIQKISLANNQIKALSNKFFLTFTQLREVDLQGNVLTTLPEAVGNMQHLISIDISKNKLTVFPERLTDVSSLQHISVEGNQITELPMEKLSLMPALKSLDVRCNPLAPEAVSFPHHFTLLT, from the exons ATGGAGACG ATCAAACGGGAACCCAACGTAATGGCGCAGGCCGTGGCCAACGTCGCCCGGAGGATCAACGCCACCATGGAAGAGCAGAGAGACTCGCTGG ATCTGTCCGACTGCGGCCTCGTTAGTTTTCCTGACGGCGTCTTCAAAATGATCCGCAGCTGCACAGACAACATCCAGAAAATCTCTCTGGCCAACAACCAGATCAAAGCCTTGAGCAACAAGTTCTTCCTCACTTTTACTCAGTTAAGAG AGGTGGATCTGCAGGGTAACGTCCTCACAACTCTGCCGGAGGCGGTTGGCAACATGCAGCACTTGATCAGCATCGACATCTCCAAAAACAAGCTGACGGTTTTCCCCGAGCGCCTGACGGATGTGAGCAGCCTCCAGCACATCAGTGTGGAGGGGAACCAGATCACAG aacTTCCGATGGAGAAGCTGTCGCTCATGCCTGCTCTGAAGAGTCTGGATGTGCGGTGTAACCCGCTGGCGCCCGAGGCTGTGTCTTTCCCGCATCACTTCACGCTCCTGACATAA